The Humidesulfovibrio mexicanus DNA window ATGCTCACGGGCTTGGTGAGGATGCTGTCCACGCCGATCTCGTAGAGCTGCGAGAGGTCCGCCTTGCTGGTTTCCTGGGTCATGACCAGCAGGCGCGCCTCGGGGAAGGTGGTCTTGATTGCGCGCATGAACTCCAGGTTCGGTTGGCCGCGCAGCATCCTGTCCGCCAGCACAAGCACGGGCAGCTTGCGCGAAAGGCGGTCGCGCACGGCCTTCATGGTCTGGTTGGGCTCCGCGTACACCAAAAGGCAGTCGGTCTTGACGGCCAGGGTCTTGAACACCGCGGTGCGCATGGCGCGCACGAAAAGCTGGTCGTCGGAAAGCATGATCAGCATTCCGGCCTGGTTTTCAAGAAAATCGCGTAGATCCTGGTCGAGTTTCGGGGCGGCCATGGCGTCTCGTGCTGCTTGAGTGGCGGGGGGATGTGCGAACCGTGGACATACTGTTTTTGTCTGAAATACACACGTGGTTTGAAACTGTCGAGTGCGCAGGAGGAAAAATGGGTATGACAAGGCGCTGACGCCCGGCAGCTTTTTCTTGGCCGGAGTTGGCGACTTGAAATAGTTTAGAGTTTTTTATGATGGATAACCTACTGCGATTATAAATATTCATCTTGTTGGCACTGTCCGTGCATACCGCAGGGCCAAAGGGAATGTTTTTCGAACAAGGAGGTTTCCATCATGTCTTTGGTGATCAATCACAACCTGATGGCCATGAACGCGTCCCGCAACCTGGGTACCGCGTATGGCGCATTGTCCACCTCGACCCAGCGCCTGTCCTCTGGCCTGCGCGTGAACACCGCGGCCGACGACGCCGCGGGCCTGGCCATCCGCGAGCTCATGCGCGCGGACATCAAGAGCATGAACCAGGGCGTGCGCAACGCCAACGACGCCATTTCCATGATCCAGACCGCCGACGGCGCGCTCGGCGTCATCGACGAGAAGCTCATCCGCCTGAAGGAACTGGCCATGCAGGCCTCCACCGGCACCTACAGTTCCGACCAGCGCATGATGATCGACTCCGAGTATCAGGCCATGTGCTCGGAAATCACGCGAATCGCCAACGCCACCGACTTCAACGGCATCCACCTGTTGAACGGCAAGCTTTCGGGCGAGGCCACCAGCCACAACGGCACCGGCGTCGAGTCCGTTGGCGCGCTGAAGATCCACTTCGGCTCCGGCAACGACTCCTCCGAGGACTACTACTACATCAACGTGGGCTGCGCCACGGCCTCGGCCCTGGGCCTGGGCACGCTGACCGGCAGCAAGAACAAGTACACCGCCGACCAGATCGCCAACGCGGCCACCGAACTTGAGCGCGCCCAGATGCTCGCCGAGAACAACGCGGGCAAGAGCATCTCCACCCAGGAGCTGGCCCAGCAGACCCTGGAGGCCATCAACCAGGCCATCATTTCCAAGGACAAGATCCGCGCCGCCCTGGGCGCCATGCAGAACCGCCTGGAGAACACCATCACCAACCTCTCCATCCAGGCGGAGAACCTGCAGGCCTCCGAGTCGCGCATCTCCGACGTGGACGTGGCCACGGAGATGACCGAGTTCACCCGCCAGCAGATCCTGGCGCAGTCGGCCGTGGCCATGCTGGCCCAGGCCAACAGTCTGCCCAAGATGGCCCTGCAGCTCATCCAGGGTTAGCCGGGCCGCGGCCCTGGCGCCGTAGACCAAGCGCTTTCGCGGGCCGGATGGGGACGACGCTCCCC harbors:
- a CDS encoding flagellin N-terminal helical domain-containing protein, with translation MSLVINHNLMAMNASRNLGTAYGALSTSTQRLSSGLRVNTAADDAAGLAIRELMRADIKSMNQGVRNANDAISMIQTADGALGVIDEKLIRLKELAMQASTGTYSSDQRMMIDSEYQAMCSEITRIANATDFNGIHLLNGKLSGEATSHNGTGVESVGALKIHFGSGNDSSEDYYYINVGCATASALGLGTLTGSKNKYTADQIANAATELERAQMLAENNAGKSISTQELAQQTLEAINQAIISKDKIRAALGAMQNRLENTITNLSIQAENLQASESRISDVDVATEMTEFTRQQILAQSAVAMLAQANSLPKMALQLIQG